Proteins found in one Prochlorothrix hollandica PCC 9006 = CALU 1027 genomic segment:
- the atpC gene encoding ATP synthase F1 subunit epsilon — MALTVRVISPAKTVWDAPAEEVILPSTTGQLGILSGHAPLLTALDIGVMRVRAEKEWIAIALMGGFAEVEADEVTILVNAAEQGSAIDKETARTQFSDAESRSTLADQKDDLQEKIQAKQALKRARARYQAAGGMVS, encoded by the coding sequence ATGGCTTTAACCGTTCGTGTCATTTCTCCCGCTAAAACTGTGTGGGATGCCCCCGCAGAAGAGGTTATTCTGCCCAGCACCACGGGCCAGTTGGGAATTTTGAGTGGCCACGCACCTTTGCTAACGGCCCTGGATATTGGGGTCATGCGAGTACGGGCCGAAAAAGAGTGGATTGCGATCGCCCTGATGGGTGGTTTTGCGGAAGTGGAAGCCGATGAGGTGACCATTCTGGTCAATGCAGCGGAGCAAGGTTCTGCCATTGATAAGGAAACCGCCCGCACCCAGTTTAGTGATGCGGAATCCCGGTCAACTCTGGCGGATCAAAAGGACGATCTCCAGGAGAAAATACAAGCAAAACAAGCCCTAAAACGCGCCCGTGCCCGCTACCAAGCGGCTGGCGGCATGGTTTCCTAG
- a CDS encoding gas vesicle protein GvpG produces the protein MILQYLLAPLAAPVTGIIWISKQILDRAEGNLSDKEVLQKELLALQLAFDLGDVEEEDFEEQEEELLLAIQAIEDEEAAAAAED, from the coding sequence ATGATTTTACAATATCTCCTAGCTCCCCTAGCAGCTCCTGTGACCGGCATCATCTGGATTAGCAAACAAATCCTCGATCGGGCTGAAGGCAACCTTAGCGACAAAGAGGTTTTACAAAAGGAACTCTTAGCCCTACAGCTAGCCTTTGATTTAGGGGATGTGGAAGAAGAAGACTTTGAGGAGCAAGAAGAAGAACTATTGTTAGCCATCCAGGCCATTGAAGACGAAGAAGCCGCTGCTGCTGCCGAAGATTAG
- a CDS encoding Gfo/Idh/MocA family protein, which yields MAAEWTEVDPHRGHSEPIRIGVIGVGNMGQHHARVLSLLKDVELAGISDLSVERGLDTASKYRVRFFEDYRDMLPHVQAVCIAVPTRQHYAVGMNCLRSGVHILIEKPIAASIHEAESLVNAAAESQCILQVGHIERFNPSFQELSKVLKTEELLALEAHRMSPYSDRANDVSVVLDLMIHDIDLLLELANAPVAKIHASGSSASNSGMLDYVTATMGFSNGIVATITASKVTHRKIRRIVAHCKASLTEADFLNNEILIHRQTIANCSTDYGQVLYRQDGLIEKVYTSNIEPLHAELEHFVQCVRGGEQPSVGGEQALKALRLASLIEEMATAGQDWSPITVTPSELVATLG from the coding sequence ATGGCAGCAGAATGGACGGAAGTCGATCCCCATCGTGGCCATTCTGAGCCAATCCGCATTGGAGTGATTGGTGTGGGCAACATGGGACAGCACCACGCCAGGGTTCTCAGTCTGCTTAAGGATGTGGAACTGGCTGGTATTTCTGACCTTAGTGTGGAGCGGGGGCTAGACACGGCCAGTAAGTACCGCGTGCGCTTTTTTGAAGACTACCGCGACATGTTGCCCCATGTGCAAGCGGTGTGCATCGCGGTTCCCACCCGTCAGCATTACGCGGTGGGCATGAATTGTCTGCGGTCTGGGGTGCATATTTTGATTGAAAAGCCCATTGCGGCCAGTATTCACGAAGCGGAATCCCTGGTCAATGCGGCAGCGGAGTCCCAATGTATTTTACAGGTGGGCCATATTGAGCGCTTTAACCCATCCTTCCAAGAGTTAAGTAAAGTTCTCAAAACCGAAGAACTATTGGCCCTGGAAGCCCACCGCATGAGTCCCTATTCCGATCGCGCCAATGATGTGTCGGTGGTATTGGACTTAATGATCCACGACATTGATTTATTGCTGGAACTGGCCAATGCTCCGGTGGCCAAAATCCATGCCAGCGGCAGCAGCGCCAGCAACTCTGGAATGCTGGATTATGTGACGGCCACCATGGGCTTTAGCAATGGCATTGTGGCAACGATTACCGCCAGCAAAGTCACCCACCGCAAGATCCGCCGCATCGTCGCCCACTGCAAAGCCTCCCTCACTGAGGCCGATTTCCTCAATAACGAGATTTTGATCCACCGTCAAACCATTGCCAACTGCTCCACGGACTATGGTCAGGTGCTCTATCGCCAGGATGGATTAATCGAAAAAGTGTACACCAGTAACATTGAACCCCTCCATGCGGAGCTGGAACATTTTGTCCAGTGTGTCCGGGGCGGTGAACAGCCCTCCGTGGGGGGAGAGCAAGCCCTAAAAGCCCTGCGGCTGGCTAGTTTAATCGAAGAAATGGCCACCGCAGGCCAAGATTGGTCCCCGATCACGGTGACTCCCTCCGAATTGGTTGCCACCTTGGGGTGA
- the ppsA gene encoding phosphoenolpyruvate synthase, producing MVSTVTASMKTQQPNKETSFVVWFDQVGIADIPYVGGKNASLGEMIRNLAQRGVNVPNGFATTAYAYRYFVEQAGLDAKLRQLFADLDVEDMVNLRERGRQARALVLKTPFPRELEAAIVQAYEVLSDRYANSPEFCAQVPEDTRDSCGLYSAEVDVAVRSSATAEDLPDASFAGQQETYLNVHGASGVLESCHKCFASIFTDRAISYRTIKGFDHFNVALSVGVQKMVRSDLACSGVMFSIDTETGFKNAALITAAYGLGENVVQGSVNPDECFVFKPTLQQGYRPILEKRLGSKEIKMVYDLGGSKLTKNVPVAASERRKFALTDDETLKLAQWACIIEDHYSEVRGMYTPMDIEWAKDGMTGELFIVQARPETVQSQKSTSVLRNYKLVGDHSDVPVVIEGRAVGEMIGQGLAHVILEVHNLDTFKAGEVLVTNRTDPDWEPIMKKASAIVTNQGGRTCHAAIIAREMGIPAIVGCGNATGNVRTGTEVTVSCAEGDQGKVYAGILPFEVQETQLDNLPTTRTKILMNVGNPEEAFSLASIPCQGVGLARLEFIIANHIKAHPLALLHYDQLTDPEVKFEIAQLTTQYTHKADFFVDKLAQGVGKIAAAFYPNPVVVRMSDFKSNEYANLLGGSQFEPHEENPMIGWRGASRYYDPNYRDAYALECQAIKRVRDEMGLVNVIPMIPFCRTPDEGRKVLAEMEANGLKRGENGLQVYVMCELPSNVIFADEFSQIFDGFSIGSNDLTQLVLGLDRDSALVAHIFDERNEAVKRMVKLAIMAAKKYNRKIGICGQAPSDYPEFARFLVELGIDSISLNPDSVLKTILDIAQVENAGAILDDIAAVVQPDLPVPS from the coding sequence ATGGTTAGCACCGTAACCGCCTCAATGAAGACCCAACAGCCCAACAAAGAAACGTCCTTTGTGGTTTGGTTTGACCAAGTTGGTATTGCTGATATTCCCTATGTGGGAGGTAAGAATGCCTCCCTTGGTGAGATGATTCGGAACCTAGCCCAACGGGGCGTGAATGTTCCCAATGGGTTCGCCACCACCGCCTATGCCTATCGCTACTTTGTGGAACAGGCCGGATTGGATGCTAAGTTGCGCCAACTCTTTGCCGACTTGGATGTGGAAGACATGGTTAACCTGCGGGAACGGGGACGACAAGCCCGTGCCTTGGTGCTCAAAACCCCCTTCCCCCGTGAATTGGAAGCTGCCATTGTTCAAGCCTATGAAGTGCTCAGCGATCGCTATGCCAATTCCCCAGAATTCTGTGCCCAAGTGCCCGAAGATACGCGGGATTCCTGTGGCTTATACAGTGCAGAAGTCGATGTAGCCGTGCGGTCTAGTGCCACCGCAGAAGACTTGCCCGATGCTAGTTTTGCTGGCCAACAGGAAACCTATCTCAATGTCCATGGGGCCAGTGGCGTGTTGGAATCCTGCCACAAATGTTTTGCCTCTATTTTCACCGATCGAGCCATTTCCTACCGCACCATTAAAGGCTTTGATCACTTTAATGTGGCCCTGTCCGTGGGTGTCCAAAAAATGGTGCGATCGGATCTGGCCTGTTCTGGGGTTATGTTCTCCATTGACACCGAAACCGGCTTCAAAAATGCGGCCCTGATTACCGCCGCCTACGGACTCGGGGAAAACGTGGTGCAAGGGTCCGTTAATCCTGACGAATGTTTTGTCTTTAAGCCCACTCTGCAACAGGGTTATCGCCCCATTCTGGAGAAGCGCCTGGGCAGTAAAGAAATTAAAATGGTCTATGACTTGGGAGGATCAAAGCTCACTAAAAACGTGCCTGTGGCCGCCAGTGAACGCCGTAAATTTGCCCTCACCGATGATGAAACCTTGAAGCTAGCCCAGTGGGCTTGCATCATCGAAGATCACTATTCTGAAGTGCGGGGAATGTATACCCCCATGGACATTGAATGGGCCAAGGATGGCATGACCGGTGAGCTATTCATTGTCCAAGCTCGGCCTGAAACTGTCCAATCTCAGAAGAGTACATCGGTGCTGCGCAACTATAAGCTGGTGGGAGATCACAGTGATGTACCAGTGGTGATCGAAGGCCGCGCCGTGGGTGAAATGATTGGCCAAGGTCTAGCCCATGTGATTTTGGAAGTCCACAACCTGGACACCTTTAAGGCGGGTGAAGTGCTGGTTACCAATCGCACCGATCCGGACTGGGAACCGATCATGAAAAAAGCCAGTGCCATCGTCACCAACCAGGGGGGACGCACGTGCCATGCGGCCATTATTGCCCGCGAAATGGGTATTCCGGCGATCGTGGGCTGTGGCAATGCTACTGGTAATGTGCGCACCGGCACCGAGGTTACGGTTTCCTGTGCGGAAGGGGATCAAGGTAAGGTTTACGCTGGCATTCTGCCCTTTGAGGTGCAGGAAACCCAGTTGGATAATCTGCCCACCACCCGAACTAAAATCTTGATGAATGTGGGTAACCCTGAAGAAGCCTTTAGTTTGGCTTCTATTCCCTGCCAAGGGGTGGGATTGGCTCGCTTGGAGTTCATCATTGCCAATCACATTAAAGCCCATCCCCTGGCCCTGTTGCACTACGATCAACTCACCGATCCAGAGGTGAAGTTTGAGATTGCCCAACTGACGACCCAGTACACCCATAAAGCTGATTTCTTTGTGGATAAACTGGCCCAGGGCGTGGGTAAAATCGCAGCAGCGTTCTATCCCAACCCTGTGGTGGTGCGCATGTCCGACTTCAAGAGCAATGAATATGCCAACTTGCTGGGGGGGAGCCAATTTGAACCCCATGAAGAAAACCCCATGATCGGCTGGCGCGGGGCTTCCCGCTACTATGATCCCAATTACCGGGATGCTTATGCCCTGGAATGTCAGGCCATCAAACGGGTGCGGGATGAGATGGGGTTGGTCAATGTGATTCCCATGATTCCCTTCTGCCGTACCCCCGATGAAGGTCGGAAAGTGTTGGCAGAGATGGAAGCCAATGGTCTCAAACGGGGTGAAAATGGCTTGCAGGTTTATGTGATGTGCGAGTTGCCCAGCAATGTCATTTTTGCCGATGAATTTTCCCAGATCTTTGATGGCTTCTCCATTGGTTCCAATGACTTGACCCAGTTGGTCTTGGGCCTCGATCGCGACTCAGCCCTGGTGGCCCATATTTTTGATGAGCGCAATGAAGCGGTCAAACGCATGGTCAAGTTGGCAATTATGGCGGCTAAGAAATACAACCGTAAGATCGGCATCTGTGGCCAAGCCCCCAGTGATTACCCAGAGTTCGCCCGCTTCTTGGTGGAACTGGGCATTGATTCCATCAGCCTCAACCCAGACTCGGTGCTGAAGACGATTTTGGACATTGCCCAGGTGGAAAATGCGGGGGCTATCCTCGATGACATCGCCGCCGTGGTGCAGCCCGATCTGCCCGTGCCTTCCTAA
- a CDS encoding DUF3146 family protein produces the protein MTTAHVRIIRQSWSDGTLEGEVQAGAFEWQFQWNFYQGDLVVNPSLGRALIQDALNRFLVQQDYQLEPGSNYCFTVRAKF, from the coding sequence ATGACCACTGCCCATGTTCGCATTATTCGCCAGTCCTGGAGTGATGGAACCCTAGAAGGGGAAGTCCAAGCCGGTGCCTTTGAATGGCAGTTTCAATGGAACTTCTACCAAGGGGACTTGGTGGTCAACCCCTCCCTGGGCCGTGCCCTGATCCAAGATGCCCTCAACCGTTTTCTGGTGCAACAGGATTACCAATTGGAGCCGGGTAGTAACTATTGCTTTACAGTGCGGGCCAAGTTTTAA
- a CDS encoding BaiN/RdsA family NAD(P)/FAD-dependent oxidoreductase — protein MSSSVASGPFLSVIVIGGGAAGFFAAITCAQTHPHCQVTLVEAGRDCLSKVRISGGGRCNVTHACFDPAQLVQYYPRGGKALRGAFSRFQPQDTIAWFQSRGIALKTEADGRIFPQSDRSDTIIHCLETAAAAAGVSVEPGSGVVALEEIPPAETAAIANSPPGARFRVTLKNGEVRGADRLLLATGSSASGYRFAQHLGHSLIPPVPSLFTFQVRDPALHARAGVSVPQAQVRLKVGTKTLEQTGALLITHWGFSGPAILKLSAWGARLLHESQYHGALSVHWLPDHSPDRLRETLLEAKTSHSRKQLSNYCPLALPQRLWGYLLERSHIAPDSRWADLSKTGLNRLVTELSQGHYAIQGKGVFKDEFVTCGGVSLKEVDFKTMASRCCPGLYLAGEILDVDGVTGGFNFQNAWTTGWLAGQALGQGL, from the coding sequence ATGTCGTCCTCGGTTGCATCTGGTCCTTTTTTATCCGTCATTGTCATTGGTGGGGGAGCCGCAGGCTTTTTTGCGGCCATTACCTGCGCCCAAACCCATCCCCACTGCCAGGTGACCCTGGTGGAAGCAGGGCGCGATTGTTTGAGTAAAGTGCGCATTTCCGGCGGGGGACGCTGTAACGTGACCCATGCCTGCTTTGATCCAGCCCAATTGGTGCAGTATTACCCCAGGGGTGGCAAAGCTCTGCGGGGTGCCTTTAGTCGCTTCCAGCCCCAGGACACGATCGCCTGGTTCCAGAGTCGAGGCATCGCCCTCAAAACCGAAGCCGATGGTCGGATTTTTCCCCAGAGCGATCGATCTGACACCATTATTCACTGCCTCGAAACCGCTGCCGCTGCCGCTGGGGTCTCCGTGGAACCAGGATCGGGGGTGGTGGCCCTGGAGGAAATTCCCCCCGCCGAGACCGCAGCGATCGCCAACTCCCCGCCCGGTGCCCGCTTCCGGGTGACCTTAAAAAACGGGGAAGTGCGGGGGGCCGATCGCCTGCTCTTGGCCACGGGCAGCAGTGCCAGCGGCTACCGCTTCGCCCAACACCTGGGCCATAGCCTTATTCCCCCGGTGCCGTCCCTGTTCACGTTCCAGGTGCGGGATCCAGCCCTCCACGCCCGGGCAGGGGTCAGCGTGCCCCAGGCCCAGGTGCGCCTCAAGGTGGGCACCAAAACCCTGGAACAGACGGGGGCATTGTTGATCACCCATTGGGGGTTCAGTGGTCCGGCCATCCTCAAGCTGTCCGCCTGGGGGGCGCGGTTATTGCACGAGTCCCAGTACCACGGTGCCCTCTCGGTCCACTGGTTACCCGACCACAGCCCCGATCGCCTCCGGGAAACCTTGTTAGAAGCCAAAACCAGTCATTCCCGCAAGCAGTTGTCCAACTATTGCCCCTTAGCTCTGCCCCAGCGCCTATGGGGTTATCTGCTGGAGCGATCGCACATTGCCCCAGACAGCCGCTGGGCTGACCTCTCCAAAACAGGGCTGAATCGTCTCGTCACGGAACTGAGCCAGGGCCACTATGCCATCCAAGGCAAAGGGGTCTTTAAGGACGAATTCGTCACCTGCGGCGGAGTCAGCCTGAAGGAGGTGGATTTTAAGACCATGGCTAGCCGCTGCTGTCCAGGACTCTACTTGGCGGGGGAAATCCTAGATGTGGATGGGGTGACCGGGGGCTTTAATTTCCAAAATGCCTGGACTACCGGCTGGTTGGCGGGGCAAGCCCTGGGCCAGGGACTGTAA
- the msrP gene encoding protein-methionine-sulfoxide reductase catalytic subunit MsrP, producing MVLFRIAPDWQLPERAATSEAAYVNRRQFLRVIGAAGLTIAAGPLSSCRAKATDTSTLEASLDLPQVRRVSPNPEFADLDRPLTDRLLAGQYNNYYEFGGTKSIWAKAQTLPTDPWTLTVGGLVKNPATYDRDDLMQKFPLEERLYRFRCVEAWSMALPWLGFPMRLLLEAAEPLPEAQYVRFTSYYQADITPGPGVFSSFYPWPYTEALRLDEMANELAFFAVGLYGRLLPKQHGAPIRAVIPWKYGFKGAKSIVGIEFTAEKPATFWNTVQANEYAFESNVDPKVPHPRWSQSQERFISTGPDLSWEMRPTLPYNGYESYVAGLYA from the coding sequence ATGGTTCTCTTTCGCATTGCTCCAGACTGGCAGTTACCGGAGCGGGCCGCCACCTCCGAAGCGGCTTATGTCAATCGCCGCCAATTTCTCCGGGTCATCGGTGCCGCAGGGCTGACCATTGCGGCGGGTCCCCTCAGCTCCTGTCGGGCCAAGGCCACGGACACCAGCACCCTAGAGGCTAGCCTCGATCTGCCCCAGGTACGCCGAGTTAGCCCCAATCCTGAGTTTGCTGATCTCGATCGACCCCTGACCGATCGCCTCTTGGCCGGTCAATACAATAATTACTATGAGTTTGGCGGCACCAAATCCATTTGGGCCAAGGCCCAAACCCTGCCCACGGATCCCTGGACCCTGACGGTGGGGGGATTGGTGAAAAATCCTGCCACCTACGATCGCGATGATCTCATGCAGAAATTCCCCCTGGAGGAGCGCCTCTACCGGTTCCGCTGTGTGGAAGCCTGGTCCATGGCCTTGCCCTGGTTAGGGTTTCCTATGCGCCTGTTGCTAGAAGCAGCGGAACCCTTGCCAGAAGCCCAGTATGTGCGCTTCACCTCCTATTACCAGGCCGACATCACCCCCGGCCCTGGGGTCTTCTCCTCCTTTTACCCCTGGCCCTACACCGAAGCCCTGCGCCTGGATGAAATGGCCAACGAACTGGCCTTTTTTGCGGTGGGTCTCTATGGTCGCCTGTTACCCAAGCAGCACGGTGCCCCGATTCGGGCCGTCATTCCCTGGAAATATGGCTTTAAGGGGGCTAAATCCATCGTTGGTATTGAATTCACCGCTGAGAAACCCGCCACCTTCTGGAATACGGTGCAGGCCAATGAATATGCCTTTGAGTCCAATGTCGATCCCAAGGTGCCCCACCCCCGCTGGTCCCAGTCCCAGGAGCGTTTCATTAGCACTGGACCCGATCTAAGCTGGGAAATGCGCCCCACCCTCCCCTATAACGGCTATGAGTCCTATGTGGCGGGGTTATACGCCTAG
- a CDS encoding DUF2103 domain-containing protein has protein sequence MGSPTGRLVLTHSTYLPGLVAILRRLVLQPGIQTVTPAVIGRAKSHTPKLRIRISVPTLGGYKLIARHGKTFQEVFVVTDLSQLDLEGAIATAIG, from the coding sequence ATGGGATCCCCCACGGGCCGACTGGTGCTGACCCATTCCACCTATCTCCCCGGTTTGGTGGCGATTTTGCGGCGACTGGTGTTGCAGCCGGGGATCCAAACGGTGACCCCAGCGGTCATTGGGCGAGCCAAAAGCCACACCCCCAAACTGCGGATCCGGATTTCCGTGCCCACCCTGGGGGGCTACAAGCTCATTGCTCGCCACGGCAAGACGTTCCAGGAGGTCTTTGTGGTGACGGATCTCAGTCAATTGGACTTAGAAGGGGCGATCGCCACGGCCATTGGTTAA
- the clpS gene encoding ATP-dependent Clp protease adapter ClpS — protein sequence MFAMTASPVLTPQKSSATVRQSYPNYKVIVLNDDFNTFEHVARCLMKYIPAMGQDQAWELTNQIHFEGQAIVWTGPQEQAELYHQQLGRAGLTMAPLEKA from the coding sequence ATGTTCGCCATGACAGCTTCACCCGTTCTAACCCCCCAAAAATCGTCGGCCACCGTTCGCCAGTCCTATCCCAACTACAAGGTGATTGTCCTCAATGATGACTTCAACACCTTTGAACATGTGGCCCGCTGTTTAATGAAATATATCCCCGCCATGGGCCAAGACCAGGCTTGGGAGTTGACAAACCAAATTCATTTTGAGGGGCAGGCCATTGTTTGGACCGGTCCCCAGGAACAGGCAGAACTCTATCACCAGCAACTGGGACGGGCGGGGCTAACCATGGCCCCCCTGGAAAAAGCCTAA
- a CDS encoding adenosine deaminase, with protein sequence MALYAELHRHLGGSVVPRILWRYFQRNEPDLAQRFPQYPGFEAFYTRPRNTLDEYLELHTLVEGVQTAPALPYFIKRLVRGAYTFENLAYLELRYTPYLRTDEHLSQADRIAQMAQIVEIVGQASQVDTYPLVTRQILCMHSRLPQAVNQAIVDLALAMPQYVCAIDLAGGDGHYRERLDEFVALYRYGRDRGLHTTGHLYETEAGCYPELLPYLERIGHGIQIPLKYPELLPAIAQRNQCLEVCPTTYLKTGTLESIDQLKVVFDRCFEAGVDIAICTDNAGLHNVRLPFEYESLLTHDVINFDQLRTCQTAAFRHAFAWPHSDPPAAFLSNLFQGQQREFHDELAPAIPALPHPTQNPSRTLV encoded by the coding sequence ATGGCTCTCTATGCCGAACTGCACCGCCACCTGGGAGGCTCCGTCGTCCCCCGCATCCTCTGGCGTTATTTCCAGCGCAACGAGCCAGATCTGGCCCAGCGTTTTCCCCAATACCCCGGCTTTGAAGCGTTTTACACCCGTCCCCGCAACACCTTGGACGAATATCTGGAACTGCACACGTTGGTGGAAGGGGTGCAAACGGCCCCAGCCCTGCCCTACTTCATCAAACGCCTGGTGCGGGGAGCCTATACCTTTGAGAACCTGGCCTATTTGGAATTGCGCTACACCCCCTATTTACGCACCGATGAGCATCTGAGTCAGGCCGATCGCATCGCCCAGATGGCCCAGATTGTAGAGATTGTCGGACAGGCGAGCCAAGTGGACACCTATCCCCTGGTGACCCGCCAAATTCTCTGTATGCATTCCCGTCTGCCCCAGGCCGTCAACCAGGCGATCGTGGACTTAGCCCTGGCCATGCCCCAGTATGTGTGCGCCATTGACCTGGCGGGGGGAGATGGCCACTATCGGGAGCGCCTCGATGAATTTGTGGCCCTCTATCGCTATGGCCGCGATCGGGGGCTACACACCACCGGCCACCTCTATGAAACCGAGGCAGGCTGTTATCCGGAACTGTTGCCCTATTTGGAACGCATTGGCCACGGCATCCAGATTCCCCTCAAATACCCGGAGCTATTGCCCGCCATTGCCCAACGCAACCAATGCCTGGAGGTCTGCCCCACCACCTATCTTAAAACCGGCACCTTGGAGTCCATTGATCAGCTTAAGGTGGTGTTCGATCGCTGTTTTGAGGCAGGGGTAGATATTGCCATCTGTACCGACAATGCCGGTCTCCACAATGTCCGCCTGCCCTTTGAGTATGAAAGCCTGTTAACCCACGATGTCATTAATTTCGATCAGTTGCGCACCTGCCAAACGGCGGCGTTCCGCCACGCCTTTGCATGGCCCCACAGCGATCCCCCCGCTGCGTTCCTCAGCAATCTGTTCCAAGGCCAACAGCGGGAATTCCACGATGAGCTAGCCCCAGCAATCCCAGCCCTGCCCCACCCCACCCAGAACCCGTCCCGCACTTTGGTCTAA